In Oncorhynchus clarkii lewisi isolate Uvic-CL-2024 chromosome 16, UVic_Ocla_1.0, whole genome shotgun sequence, one genomic interval encodes:
- the LOC139368986 gene encoding sodium-dependent neutral amino acid transporter SLC6A17, with the protein MPKNSKVTLGLPHSDPVTESVADLLTLAEPLDYKSSRMSMGLSPGAQPAMGKGLLPSPGDEEGRPAWNSKLQYILAQVGFSVGLGNVWRFPYLCQKNGGGAYLVPYFILLILIGIPLFFLELAVGQRIRRGSIGVWNYVYPQLGGIGVSSLMVCGFVGLYYNVIIGWSIFYFFQSFQYPLPWAECPIRVVNGSQAIIEPECEKSSATTYFWYRQTLNITSTIEDSGGLNWRMTLSLFAAWLIVCLAVIKGIQSSGKVMYFSSLFPYVVLICFLVRGLMLKGSVDGIAHMFTPKLEKMLEPQVWREAATQVFFALGLGFGGVIAFSSYNKRDNNCHFDAALVSIINFITSILATLVVFAVLGFKANIMNEKCVVENGEKILGYLNTGVLSHDLIPPHVNFSHLSAVDYQEMYGVIKTVREDSFSQLGLDPCILEDELNKAVQGTGLAFIAFTEAMTHFPASPFWSVMFFFMLINLGLGSMIGTMTGITTPVLDAFPKIRKEFLCVGCCIVAFFCGLLFVQRSGNYFVTMFDDYSAGLPLTVVVMLENISVAWIYGTKRFMQDLEDMLGFRPYSFYFYMWKYVSPACLTVLIVATVIEMSVSPAGYNAWVQELASEKFLSYPPWALGVAYSLIIAAMLPLPCVFIARHFNLLSDGSNKLSVSYRKGMTKDLSGLEEENESRFILGKGTPSPSPSPMPSHRPYLGPGGAQEMTNTAGYGTGTPTKTGYQNIHSPESEL; encoded by the exons ATGCCTAAAAACAGCAAGGTGACCCTGGGACTCCCTCACAGTGATCCCGTCACTGAGTCAGTGGCGGACCTCCTGACCCTGGCCGAGCCCCTGGATTATAAGAGTAGCCGGATGAGTATGGGTCTCAGCCCCGGGGCCCAGCCAGCCATGGGCAAGGGCCTGCTGCCTTCTCCAGGGGACGAGGAGGGGAGGCCGGCCTGGAACAGCAAGCTGCAGTACATCCTGGCCCAGGTCGGGTTCTCTGTGGGGCTGGGCAATGTCTGGAGGTTCCCCTACCTGTGTCAGAAGAACGGAGGAG GTGCGTACCTGGTCCCGTacttcatcctcctcatcctcatcggGATCCCTCTGTTCTTCCTGGAACTGGCGGTGGGACAGAGGATTAGGAGAGGCAGCATCGGGGTGTGGAACTACGTTTACCCCCAGCTAGGAGGCATCGGGGTCTCCAGTCTAATG gtgtgtgGTTTCGTGGGCCTGTACTACAACGTGATCATCGGCTGGAGTATCTTCTACTTCTTCCAGTCCTTCCAGTACCCGCTGCCCTGGGCAGAGTGCCCAATCAGAGTGGTCAACGGGAGCCAAGCCA TCATCGAGCCGGAGTGTGAAAAGTCTTCTGCCACCACCTACTTCTGGTACCGGCAAACCCTGAACATCACCAGCACCATCGAGGACAGCGGAGGCCTCAACTGGAGAATGACCCTGTCCCTGTTCGCCGCCTGGCTCATCGTCTGTCTGGCAGTGATCAAGGGTATCCAGTCATCTGGGAAG GTGATGTACTTCAGCTCTCTCTTCCCCTACGTGGTGTTGATCTGTTTCCTCGTCAGAGGCCTGATGCTCAAAGGATCTGTTGACGGCATCGCTCACATGTTCACCccaaag tTGGAGAAGATGCTGGAGCCCCAGGTATGGAGGGAGGCAGCCACCCAGGTGTTCTTCGCTCTGGGCCTGGGGTTCGGAGGGGTCATAGCCTTCTCCAGCTACAACAAGCGGGACAACAACTGTCACTTTGACGCAGCGCTGGTCTCTATCATCAACTTCATCACCTCCATCCTGGCTACGCTGGTGGTGTTCGCCGTGCTGGGGTTCAAGGCCAACATCATGAACGAGAAATGTGTTGTGGA GAATGGTGAGAAGATCCTAGGTTACCTGAACACAGGTGTGTTGAGCCATGATCTGATCCCTCCCCATGTCAACTTCTCTCACCTGTCAGCTGTGGACTATCAGGAGATGTATGGAGTGATCAAGACTGTCAGGGAGGACAGCTTCAGTCAGCTTGGACTGGACCCCTGTATACTGGAGGACGAACTCAACAAG gcAGTGCAGGGAACAGGCCTGGCCTTCATCGCCTTCACTGAGGCCATGACCCACttccctgcctctcccttctgGTCTGTCATGTTCTTCTTCATGCTGATTAACCTGGGGCTGGGGTCCATGATCGGCACCATGACAGGGATCACCACACCTGTACTGGACGCCTTCCCCAAGATCCGCAAGGAGTTCCTCTGTG TTGGTTGTTGCATTGTGGCGTTCTTCTGTGGCCTGCTGTTCGTCCAGCGCTCCGGGAACTACTTTGTGACCATGTTTGATGACTACTCAGCTGGCCTGCCTCTCACTGTGGTGGTTATGCTGGAGAATATATCTGTGGCCTGGATCTACGGCACTAAGAG gttcatGCAGGACCTAGAGGACATGTTGGGTTTCAGACCTTACTCTTTCTATTTCTATATGTGGAAGTACGTATCTCCTGCCTGTCTCACCGTGCTCATTGTTGCCACTGTGATAGAGATGTCCGTCAGTCCTGCTGGGTACAATGCCTGGGTGCAGGAACTG GCGTCGGAGAAGTTCCTCTCCTACCCTCCGTGGGCTCTGGGCGTGGCCTACTCCCTCATCATCGCCGCCATGCTTCCTCTCCCCTGCGTCTTCATCGCGCGCCACTTCAACCTGCTCTCTGACGGCTCCAACAAGCTGTCCGTCTCCTACCGTAAAGGCATGACCAAGGACCTCTCTGGTCTAGAGGAGGAGAACGAGTCCCGCTTCATCCTCGGTAAAGGcacccccagccccagcccctctCCCATGCCTTCTCACCGCCCCTACCTGGGGCCCGGCGGAGCCCAGGAGATGACCAACACGGCTGGATATGGTACCGGGACACCGACCAAGACGGGTTATCAGAATATTCATTCGCCAGAGTCCGAACTATGA